The following proteins are co-located in the Lentibacillus sp. JNUCC-1 genome:
- a CDS encoding acyl-CoA dehydrogenase family protein, with protein MSLFTDDQIQMIRSERKDFEQTQQISDKLLELMYEQNLFKLLVPQAFGGKMLDLPQAVNIFQEASRIEGNFGWLVTVGSGGGMFVPNMTEEAARRFYSPRQAVVAGSGFPAGKARPVEGGYNVNGKWFYCSGSQYATLFTASCVVENRDESSQEILAMELDPEQVNVLDDWDAFGLKGTSSHSIQVVDQFVPSSRVFSLFEHQNDYAGLVHTYPFMMFSEASFAAVSLGIGRHFLEEVEAILERNKAAWQKGSGHRYTFLKGKLDDEKGRWKRANEAFHEAVRSSWEKHVKGEELSETLQKGFSVTAKRGAATAVYCANNLFRYIGMQAVMEGNALNQIWRDLHTAAQHTFLTPRDSEESTPY; from the coding sequence TTGTCATTATTCACAGATGACCAAATTCAGATGATACGCAGCGAACGCAAAGATTTTGAACAAACGCAACAGATCTCAGACAAACTATTGGAATTGATGTATGAGCAGAATCTTTTCAAGTTGCTTGTACCTCAAGCTTTTGGAGGAAAGATGCTGGATTTGCCACAAGCTGTGAACATTTTTCAGGAAGCATCCCGTATAGAGGGTAACTTTGGCTGGTTGGTCACAGTCGGTTCAGGCGGAGGGATGTTTGTGCCGAATATGACCGAAGAAGCTGCCAGACGTTTTTATTCTCCTCGACAGGCAGTTGTTGCGGGCAGCGGCTTCCCGGCCGGAAAAGCACGGCCCGTAGAGGGTGGCTATAATGTTAATGGCAAGTGGTTTTATTGCAGTGGGTCCCAATATGCTACTCTGTTTACGGCAAGTTGTGTCGTTGAAAATAGAGATGAAAGCAGTCAAGAGATCCTGGCCATGGAGCTGGATCCTGAACAGGTGAATGTGCTTGATGACTGGGATGCGTTTGGGCTGAAAGGCACGAGCAGCCATTCCATTCAGGTGGTTGATCAATTCGTTCCCAGCAGCCGTGTATTTTCCCTGTTTGAGCATCAAAATGATTACGCTGGGCTTGTTCACACATACCCTTTTATGATGTTTTCAGAAGCGTCATTTGCAGCTGTTTCACTTGGTATTGGACGGCACTTTTTAGAAGAAGTGGAAGCCATCTTGGAACGAAATAAAGCAGCCTGGCAAAAGGGCTCAGGCCATCGCTATACGTTTTTGAAAGGCAAGCTGGATGACGAAAAGGGACGCTGGAAAAGAGCTAACGAGGCATTTCACGAGGCCGTCCGATCGTCGTGGGAGAAACATGTGAAAGGAGAAGAACTCTCTGAAACGTTGCAGAAGGGATTTTCTGTCACGGCAAAGCGTGGTGCGGCAACAGCTGTATATTGCGCCAATAACTTGTTTCGCTACATTGGCATGCAAGCTGTGATGGAGGGCAATGCACTCAATCAAATCTGGCGGGATCTACACACTGCCGCCCAGCACACATTCCTGACCCCACGTGACTCGGAAGAATCCACACCATATTAA
- a CDS encoding CarD family transcriptional regulator has protein sequence MLQTGDLAIYSTHGICRIDEICDKTYAGKTRTYYVLRPIENSSNLTAHIPVENGKTLLRNLIGKAEAKEVLQSFHSEGIEWIERPQKRALVYGKMINTGSRLDIAKLANTLIRKRNEIEDDGKKLNESDRQLLMDIKNIFFREIAFALNTNVDDITKKVNRILAV, from the coding sequence ATGCTTCAAACTGGAGATTTAGCGATCTATTCAACCCATGGCATTTGTCGGATCGATGAAATTTGTGACAAAACATATGCCGGAAAAACGCGAACATACTATGTTTTACGCCCCATCGAAAACAGCAGCAATCTAACTGCCCACATCCCTGTGGAAAATGGCAAAACCCTGCTGCGGAATCTAATTGGCAAAGCAGAGGCGAAAGAAGTTTTGCAATCGTTTCATTCAGAGGGAATCGAATGGATCGAAAGGCCGCAAAAACGTGCACTTGTATACGGGAAAATGATCAACACCGGCAGCCGACTGGATATCGCCAAACTTGCCAACACTTTGATACGCAAGCGAAACGAAATTGAAGACGATGGCAAGAAGCTCAACGAGAGCGATAGACAATTATTAATGGACATCAAAAACATATTCTTCAGAGAAATAGCCTTTGCACTCAACACAAACGTTGACGATATTACGAAGAAAGTCAATCGCATACTAGCAGTTTAA
- a CDS encoding YlbF family regulator has product MIKLDRDFVVGKMETFCSELLGQEDFQALNGMIERFRTDQEAQDQYKQFVNLYHAYQAKVRDQREQVTEEETAEVDQAEMALYTNKVIREYLFAEREFSTIHDLISRYYSKTVELNRIPTRREVKIEGTGCGSNQRAAGAEYPALDSTYFGK; this is encoded by the coding sequence ATGATTAAGTTGGACAGAGATTTTGTTGTTGGAAAAATGGAGACGTTTTGTTCCGAGTTGCTTGGGCAGGAGGATTTTCAAGCTTTGAATGGGATGATCGAGCGCTTTAGGACCGATCAAGAAGCCCAGGATCAGTATAAACAGTTTGTAAACTTGTACCACGCTTATCAGGCAAAAGTCCGTGATCAGCGGGAACAAGTTACTGAAGAAGAAACTGCCGAGGTCGACCAGGCTGAAATGGCGCTGTATACTAATAAAGTCATCCGCGAGTATCTGTTTGCAGAGCGGGAGTTCAGCACCATTCACGATCTTATCAGCCGGTACTACAGTAAAACAGTCGAACTTAACCGCATACCCACTCGGCGGGAAGTTAAAATAGAAGGGACAGGCTGTGGCAGCAACCAGCGAGCTGCCGGAGCAGAATATCCAGCCCTTGATTCGACATATTTCGGGAAGTGA
- a CDS encoding DUF2249 domain-containing protein, with product MSTYAATIKVTEYPPHLKHKVIFETFEKLASSEAMLIVNDHDPKPLHYQFNSMYPSNTHGNI from the coding sequence GTGAGTACATACGCTGCAACGATTAAGGTGACAGAGTATCCGCCGCATCTGAAGCATAAGGTGATTTTCGAGACGTTTGAAAAGTTGGCCTCGAGTGAAGCAATGCTGATTGTGAATGATCACGATCCTAAGCCTTTGCACTATCAGTTCAACTCAATGTACCCGAGCAATACGCATGGGAATATATAG
- a CDS encoding amidohydrolase: MLAIVNGVIFDGTGNKFDNKVLLVEGGKFKDIVSPEDVPGNAETIDASGKVITPGLIDVHTHLGVSEEGIGKDGSDFNETSDPVTPEVRAIDGINPLEQGFKDARASGITTVQVMPGSANVIGGEMVILKTAGTIVDEMVVKAPSGMKAAMGENPKRVHGDKGKMPVTRMGVAAKLRQKLIEAQNYINKADAKRDLAMENLAKVIRKEIPLRVHAHRADDILTVLRIKREFDIDLTIEHCTEGHKIADYVKKHNVHVSVGPTMSTRSKVELKDKGWTTIKTLLDAGVPCSITTDHPVVGIEYLITSAVHAIRAGISEEQALKALTVDAARHLGVSDRVGSIEPGKDADFVIWSGNPFKLENTAEEVFIAGERV; encoded by the coding sequence ATGCTTGCAATTGTGAATGGGGTAATTTTTGACGGTACAGGAAACAAGTTTGATAACAAGGTGTTGCTTGTAGAAGGAGGAAAGTTCAAAGATATTGTTTCACCGGAAGATGTTCCTGGGAACGCTGAAACAATCGACGCTTCCGGTAAAGTAATCACACCCGGGCTGATCGATGTACATACACATCTCGGTGTTTCTGAGGAAGGTATCGGCAAAGATGGAAGTGATTTTAACGAGACGAGTGATCCGGTCACACCAGAAGTGCGCGCAATCGACGGCATTAATCCGCTGGAACAAGGGTTTAAAGATGCCAGAGCGTCCGGTATTACGACGGTTCAGGTCATGCCCGGCAGCGCTAACGTTATAGGTGGTGAGATGGTCATTTTAAAAACAGCCGGCACAATTGTGGATGAAATGGTCGTTAAAGCGCCATCTGGGATGAAGGCTGCTATGGGTGAGAATCCAAAACGTGTTCACGGCGATAAAGGGAAAATGCCTGTGACGCGCATGGGCGTTGCGGCCAAGCTGCGTCAGAAACTGATTGAAGCACAAAATTACATTAATAAAGCTGACGCAAAACGGGATCTGGCAATGGAGAACTTGGCAAAAGTGATTCGAAAGGAAATTCCGCTGAGGGTACATGCTCATCGTGCTGATGACATATTGACCGTGCTGCGCATCAAACGCGAATTTGATATTGATCTCACGATAGAACATTGCACAGAAGGCCACAAAATTGCCGATTACGTGAAAAAGCATAATGTGCACGTGTCGGTGGGGCCGACCATGTCAACGCGTTCGAAGGTGGAACTTAAGGACAAAGGTTGGACAACGATCAAGACGTTGCTTGATGCGGGTGTCCCGTGCTCGATCACAACAGATCATCCCGTGGTCGGCATCGAATATTTAATAACAAGTGCCGTTCATGCCATCCGCGCGGGGATTTCCGAGGAACAGGCATTAAAAGCATTGACCGTTGATGCAGCCCGGCACCTCGGGGTCAGCGATCGCGTTGGCTCCATAGAACCGGGGAAAGATGCGGATTTTGTAATCTGGTCCGGTAATCCTTTTAAGTTGGAAAACACGGCTGAAGAAGTATTTATCGCGGGGGAAAGAGTGTAG
- a CDS encoding MarR family winged helix-turn-helix transcriptional regulator — protein sequence MVDIWGAVLYIIGQNMDWGKVHGDEVQRVNLIDAIGERHMQLREFLDVRWNEMSDIYLSHSEWRIITQIYREEQTTISTVTKHMDISRQATHKFIKRMTEKGLVIVMNQENNKKEKAITLTSLGKECYEKNETLKTELETKIAEHIGAENIQMLSKIIHMDWGLK from the coding sequence TTGGTTGACATTTGGGGTGCTGTTTTGTATATTATTGGGCAGAATATGGATTGGGGGAAGGTTCATGGGGATGAAGTGCAGCGTGTGAATTTAATTGATGCGATTGGTGAGCGGCATATGCAGCTGCGTGAATTTTTGGATGTGCGTTGGAATGAAATGAGTGATATTTATCTCTCACATTCGGAGTGGCGCATCATAACGCAGATCTATCGTGAGGAGCAAACGACGATATCGACGGTGACAAAACATATGGATATATCCCGTCAAGCGACACACAAGTTTATCAAGCGGATGACGGAAAAAGGGCTGGTCATTGTCATGAACCAGGAAAATAACAAGAAGGAAAAAGCAATAACATTAACATCGTTGGGTAAGGAGTGCTATGAAAAGAACGAAACCCTGAAAACCGAACTAGAAACTAAAATTGCTGAGCATATAGGAGCGGAAAACATTCAGATGCTCAGCAAAATCATACATATGGACTGGGGTTTAAAATAG
- a CDS encoding endonuclease/exonuclease/phosphatase family protein produces MKVMHYNIMDGCPDKDRRSRLKSWIQEQKCDVISFNELNGWDQETFQNEMKALGLDYSILFEMTTSPYFVGIASKYPITVIEQIEKDPIYHGLLHVEIKGIRFVVAHLTPFESKKRERETAFIADVIQHIDGPAVVMGDLNTLSPLDRVQYEKNNVIKYLKENNILNRQHLLEGEINYKPMELLLGAGLRDTRTSKEFQHTFPTPYIEMQQNGAQLRIDYLLANNAMYEKLIDFDIVQTKTTRTLSDHYPIQSVWNI; encoded by the coding sequence ATGAAGGTCATGCACTATAACATTATGGATGGGTGTCCTGATAAAGACAGACGTTCAAGACTAAAATCCTGGATACAAGAACAAAAGTGTGATGTCATTAGTTTCAATGAACTCAACGGATGGGATCAAGAGACTTTTCAAAATGAAATGAAGGCGTTGGGTTTAGATTATAGTATTTTGTTTGAAATGACAACGAGCCCATATTTCGTAGGGATTGCATCCAAATATCCGATCACAGTTATCGAACAAATAGAAAAAGACCCAATTTATCACGGCTTATTACATGTAGAAATTAAAGGGATTCGTTTTGTTGTGGCTCACCTGACACCTTTTGAATCGAAAAAACGAGAGCGTGAAACTGCTTTTATTGCAGATGTAATTCAACATATTGATGGACCAGCAGTTGTTATGGGGGATCTAAACACTCTATCACCGTTGGATAGAGTGCAATACGAAAAAAATAACGTAATTAAGTATTTGAAAGAAAACAATATATTGAACCGGCAACACCTTCTTGAAGGGGAAATTAATTATAAACCAATGGAATTATTGCTGGGAGCAGGACTTCGTGATACAAGGACTTCAAAGGAATTTCAGCATACCTTTCCAACGCCGTACATCGAAATGCAGCAAAATGGAGCTCAATTGCGCATCGATTACCTTTTAGCGAATAACGCAATGTACGAGAAACTGATAGACTTTGATATTGTACAAACAAAAACAACACGAACGTTATCAGATCATTATCCGATTCAAAGCGTATGGAATATATAA
- a CDS encoding HAMP domain-containing sensor histidine kinase, with amino-acid sequence MLILFLAYSVSQYVIIQNWAMNQETESIQKKMEEVTAYIEGMPADRDVAESAAYLEVLNEEDQTIRVIGDAGVPVVTVADDDVDEWLEPKRLKEESLEEVEVDEELLLVFRMPVERDGFSGTVEITRDIESYESLFEQIGMLVLVTGIVAIVLSFIGGRLISFQLLRPIHSMIAAMKNVKQKGLQERVPVKSNRDEMAELGMMFNELMDNLERAFQQQQQFVEDASHELKTPLTVIHGHLSLIQRWGKENPEVLERSIQLSLNETDRLTHLVSELLTLTKGQDDSTDVANLENIPVKQKLETVIENYQLVHSDFEIRADLGVESGTTLKMVQNHFEQMMIIVLDNAINYSEDEKVIDLKARQDDGRLVIEVTDYGIGIPESEIPFVFRRFYRVDKSRSRKQGGNGLGLAIVKRLVETYGGTIEIDSEYEEWTTVRIAFPS; translated from the coding sequence ATGTTGATTTTATTTTTGGCCTATAGTGTCTCGCAATATGTGATCATCCAAAACTGGGCGATGAACCAGGAAACCGAGTCCATTCAAAAAAAGATGGAAGAGGTTACGGCTTATATAGAGGGGATGCCTGCTGATCGGGATGTGGCAGAAAGTGCTGCGTACCTCGAGGTGCTGAATGAAGAGGATCAGACGATACGCGTGATTGGTGATGCGGGCGTGCCGGTTGTCACCGTCGCGGATGATGATGTCGATGAATGGCTTGAGCCGAAACGCTTGAAAGAGGAATCTTTGGAGGAAGTTGAGGTGGACGAGGAGTTACTGCTTGTTTTTCGGATGCCGGTTGAGAGGGACGGCTTCAGCGGGACCGTTGAAATTACACGTGATATCGAGAGTTATGAAAGTTTGTTTGAGCAGATCGGCATGCTCGTACTGGTGACCGGCATAGTAGCGATTGTGTTGAGTTTTATCGGAGGGCGTCTGATTTCTTTTCAACTGCTCAGACCGATTCATTCAATGATTGCCGCGATGAAAAATGTGAAGCAAAAAGGGCTGCAGGAGCGTGTTCCGGTTAAAAGTAATCGTGATGAAATGGCTGAGCTTGGCATGATGTTTAATGAGCTCATGGACAATTTGGAACGCGCTTTTCAACAGCAGCAGCAATTTGTCGAGGACGCCTCCCATGAATTAAAAACGCCTTTGACCGTGATTCATGGCCATTTGTCGTTGATCCAGCGCTGGGGCAAGGAGAATCCCGAAGTACTGGAGCGATCCATTCAGCTCAGCCTGAATGAAACAGACCGCCTTACGCACCTAGTGTCGGAGTTGCTGACGCTGACAAAAGGGCAGGACGATTCAACAGACGTTGCCAATCTGGAAAATATCCCGGTGAAGCAGAAGCTGGAAACGGTCATTGAGAATTATCAGCTCGTTCACAGTGACTTTGAGATTCGAGCAGATCTGGGCGTGGAATCCGGGACGACGCTGAAAATGGTTCAAAATCACTTTGAACAGATGATGATCATTGTTCTCGACAACGCCATTAATTACTCAGAGGATGAAAAAGTGATCGATCTTAAGGCGCGGCAGGACGACGGCCGCCTGGTCATCGAGGTGACAGACTATGGGATCGGCATTCCCGAAAGTGAGATACCATTCGTATTCCGCCGCTTTTACCGCGTCGATAAGTCCAGAAGCCGGAAACAAGGCGGCAATGGCCTGGGATTGGCCATTGTTAAACGGCTGGTGGAAACGTATGGTGGGACGATTGAAATTGATAGTGAATATGAAGAATGGACCACGGTGAGGATTGCTTTTCCGAGCTAG
- a CDS encoding metallophosphoesterase family protein, which produces MTKFIYFTDTHIGANPVGFCQQPAYPQSINNLVTYLKNVVVSEQIDFVVHGGDLVQTCKKDLIQEAVKLMNFSVPVYLCLGNHDLDHKNAVNTWMENAPNLFCENKPAYSVIDKTSALHIIPNHWIDNHLYYWENKQNPYFTQAQIHYLEKKFQAHPDKKHILITHSPVFGMSKKQSGLDHVIHEPPLSFQDTILQTSLQYPELKLVLSGHNHLNTLKQRNGTLFVSGSSFIETPFEYKIIEVTERCINLRTHSIGQTALLDFVPSYNYEATYVQGREQDRHVTLNF; this is translated from the coding sequence ATGACAAAATTTATTTATTTTACTGATACACATATTGGGGCAAATCCTGTAGGGTTCTGTCAGCAGCCAGCATACCCTCAATCTATTAATAACCTAGTTACGTATCTCAAGAACGTTGTTGTAAGCGAACAGATTGATTTTGTGGTCCATGGAGGTGATTTGGTTCAAACGTGCAAAAAAGATTTGATCCAAGAAGCGGTCAAGCTAATGAATTTTTCTGTGCCCGTTTATTTATGTTTAGGTAATCATGACTTAGATCATAAGAATGCAGTTAATACATGGATGGAGAATGCCCCTAATCTATTTTGCGAAAACAAGCCAGCTTATTCTGTAATTGACAAGACATCTGCACTGCATATTATACCTAATCATTGGATAGACAATCACTTATACTATTGGGAAAACAAGCAAAATCCTTACTTTACTCAAGCTCAAATTCATTATCTGGAAAAGAAATTCCAAGCACATCCAGACAAAAAACATATTTTAATAACCCATAGCCCTGTATTTGGTATGAGCAAAAAACAGAGTGGATTAGATCACGTTATCCACGAACCGCCACTTTCTTTTCAGGATACAATTCTTCAAACAAGCTTGCAGTATCCTGAGTTAAAACTCGTTTTATCCGGTCATAATCATCTTAATACCTTGAAACAAAGAAATGGCACCCTATTTGTATCGGGAAGTTCTTTCATAGAGACACCGTTTGAGTATAAAATAATTGAAGTTACTGAGAGGTGTATCAACCTTAGAACTCATTCAATTGGTCAAACAGCGTTGTTGGATTTCGTTCCCTCATATAATTATGAAGCCACATATGTTCAAGGGCGTGAACAAGATCGCCATGTAACTCTAAACTTTTAA
- a CDS encoding GTPase family protein, with product MSQDQGGNNNRNEQVEDLMHSISEALQGSRLPEKVKGIVQEELNNLRAFTLDARPARIAIVGRRGAGKSSLINAIFGEQRAEIGDVKAQTGAGKWYAYESELGSLEILDTRGLGEADKPGEAFEHGSALEEVKASIEEKCPDAILFLSKAKEVSARIDEDLQQLLDLKQSIRAAHAYDVPIVGAVTQVDELSPKKPDTPPFDHPVKQQNISEAVDILTGKLSDAVSEPVKVIPLCCYLEFEDGKIVYDIRWNVDTLLDYLIQQLPNEAQIILAKLSKIRSVQKKIARRIGRSVAGMTGVVGANPIPLSDLPVITGMQTVMVTIIALISGQKIDRKGVLEFFGALGVNVAAGFALRQVARQLVKFVPVAGNVVSGAVASAGTYALCEAAIAYFIEDEPITRVKDIYKRVFRRKKKENQDDT from the coding sequence ATGAGTCAAGATCAGGGAGGCAACAACAACCGAAATGAGCAAGTGGAGGATTTGATGCATTCCATTTCTGAAGCGCTACAAGGCTCCAGGCTCCCGGAGAAGGTCAAAGGGATTGTGCAGGAAGAGCTGAACAACTTGCGGGCGTTCACCTTGGATGCGCGGCCTGCACGGATTGCGATTGTCGGTCGCCGCGGTGCTGGAAAGTCCAGCTTGATTAATGCAATTTTTGGCGAACAGCGGGCAGAAATCGGTGATGTGAAGGCGCAGACGGGCGCTGGAAAATGGTATGCTTATGAATCCGAACTGGGCAGTCTTGAAATTTTGGATACAAGAGGTCTGGGTGAAGCGGACAAGCCGGGTGAAGCTTTTGAACATGGGTCAGCATTGGAAGAAGTTAAGGCTTCAATAGAGGAGAAGTGCCCGGATGCGATCTTATTTTTAAGCAAGGCGAAAGAGGTCAGTGCGCGGATCGATGAGGATTTGCAGCAATTATTGGATCTGAAGCAAAGCATTCGGGCGGCACATGCGTATGATGTGCCGATCGTCGGAGCGGTTACACAGGTGGACGAGCTGAGTCCGAAAAAGCCTGACACCCCGCCGTTTGACCATCCTGTAAAACAGCAAAACATATCTGAAGCTGTTGATATTTTAACCGGGAAATTAAGTGATGCGGTCTCAGAGCCGGTTAAGGTCATCCCACTCTGTTGCTATCTTGAATTTGAAGACGGTAAAATTGTGTACGATATCAGATGGAACGTGGATACATTGCTGGATTATTTGATTCAGCAGTTGCCCAATGAAGCGCAGATTATTTTAGCCAAACTCTCGAAGATCCGTTCTGTTCAAAAAAAAATTGCCCGGAGGATTGGCCGTAGTGTAGCGGGAATGACTGGAGTGGTGGGTGCTAACCCCATTCCGTTGTCAGATCTCCCGGTCATCACGGGCATGCAGACGGTAATGGTGACGATTATTGCGCTCATCAGCGGGCAAAAAATTGATCGGAAAGGCGTTCTGGAGTTTTTCGGCGCGCTGGGCGTGAACGTGGCGGCTGGCTTTGCACTTAGGCAAGTAGCCCGCCAGCTCGTGAAATTTGTCCCAGTAGCCGGGAACGTCGTGTCAGGCGCCGTGGCATCTGCAGGAACCTATGCCTTATGCGAAGCCGCGATCGCTTACTTTATTGAGGACGAACCGATCACAAGGGTGAAAGACATCTATAAAAGAGTGTTTAGAAGAAAGAAAAAAGAAAATCAAGATGACACGTGA
- a CDS encoding DUF2071 domain-containing protein, which translates to MFGRTSVFYEEPAVQFLNVYTNSRLAALGARMMSLPYHHARFSTDHGGGRLAYNMNHPEAQFSVDVRHASEMFTPDAGTLEHWLTERYHFYSIKGERIFKATIAHTSWSLHEARVESINTNIGSFIPQRSSALAHAGASQTTYLYPFEVKGKYVK; encoded by the coding sequence ATTTTCGGACGTACATCCGTTTTTTACGAGGAGCCAGCTGTTCAATTTCTCAACGTCTATACCAACAGCAGGCTGGCTGCACTGGGGGCGAGGATGATGTCCCTTCCGTATCATCACGCTCGGTTTAGTACAGATCATGGCGGGGGCAGGTTGGCTTACAATATGAACCACCCTGAAGCTCAGTTTTCGGTAGATGTTCGGCATGCATCCGAAATGTTTACTCCAGATGCCGGAACACTGGAGCATTGGCTTACTGAACGGTATCACTTTTACAGCATAAAAGGAGAGCGTATTTTTAAAGCAACGATCGCGCACACGTCTTGGAGCCTGCATGAAGCGCGCGTAGAATCCATAAACACCAATATTGGAAGTTTTATACCTCAGAGGTCCAGCGCGCTGGCCCATGCCGGGGCATCGCAGACGACTTATTTGTATCCGTTTGAAGTGAAAGGGAAATACGTTAAGTAA
- a CDS encoding ABC transporter substrate-binding protein, giving the protein MRKSLRGVMLAILLTGLLIALAACGGNNDESSSGSGDENGSGNEGLSGDVTMWTASLAGEPFDSYFDDIKKDFEELHPDVNVIIEDIPQAEIEQKVLTSLTGSDVPDLVNLAPRFVFNIAAQGGLLDLSDKIDEDTKDSYLEGPFKAGYFDEGLYALPWYLTTTVSWYNSNHFEEAGIDSPPNSTEGIYETAKSITEETGNPSFYQVINEGETVIDKMITLANGDPIVENGKAQITDNDKILEFFTLTQKMYEEGIIPQENAEGSFTTAQELYMAENISFLETGVTFLGPIESGAPDVYEASKAGQPLNDEDAPMNVAIMNFSIPSKTDNPDAAVALAEFVTNAENQLEFAKVAGTVLPSTKESLEDDYFQNPGDSPKALGMLEASKSLERSESLMPPLENNPKLREIVKMTFVENLQGKLTPEEALKKIEDEWNASFEDAGITDVTF; this is encoded by the coding sequence ATGCGTAAAAGTTTAAGAGGAGTAATGCTGGCCATTCTTTTAACTGGGTTATTAATTGCGTTGGCTGCTTGCGGCGGCAACAATGACGAATCTTCCAGCGGTAGTGGAGATGAAAACGGTTCGGGTAACGAAGGCCTTTCAGGTGACGTAACAATGTGGACAGCATCTTTAGCTGGTGAACCTTTTGATAGTTACTTTGATGACATAAAAAAGGATTTTGAAGAACTTCATCCAGATGTCAATGTTATCATTGAGGATATCCCACAGGCAGAAATAGAACAAAAAGTATTAACTTCTTTAACAGGCAGTGACGTCCCGGATCTTGTGAATTTAGCTCCGAGATTTGTGTTTAATATTGCTGCACAAGGCGGGTTGCTGGATCTATCAGATAAGATCGATGAAGATACAAAGGATTCATATCTTGAAGGACCGTTTAAAGCAGGATATTTCGACGAGGGCTTATACGCATTGCCTTGGTATCTTACAACAACTGTAAGCTGGTACAATAGTAACCATTTTGAAGAAGCAGGAATAGATTCACCACCAAACAGCACTGAGGGAATCTACGAGACTGCTAAATCTATAACAGAAGAGACAGGAAATCCTTCTTTCTATCAGGTTATTAACGAAGGAGAAACTGTGATCGATAAAATGATTACGCTTGCAAATGGTGATCCGATTGTAGAAAACGGTAAAGCACAAATAACTGATAATGATAAGATATTGGAGTTCTTTACATTAACTCAAAAAATGTACGAAGAAGGCATCATACCACAGGAAAACGCTGAGGGAAGCTTCACGACTGCTCAAGAATTATATATGGCAGAAAACATTTCTTTCCTTGAGACTGGCGTTACATTCCTAGGCCCGATCGAATCAGGCGCGCCCGATGTTTATGAAGCATCAAAAGCAGGGCAGCCGTTAAATGACGAAGATGCACCGATGAACGTAGCGATTATGAACTTCTCTATTCCTTCAAAAACGGATAATCCAGATGCAGCGGTTGCTCTGGCGGAATTCGTAACAAATGCAGAGAATCAACTTGAATTTGCTAAAGTAGCCGGAACAGTGCTGCCTTCAACAAAAGAGTCGTTAGAAGACGATTACTTCCAAAACCCAGGAGATTCACCAAAAGCACTAGGGATGCTGGAAGCTTCAAAGTCATTAGAACGTTCGGAATCACTGATGCCACCTTTGGAAAATAACCCGAAGTTGCGTGAAATCGTAAAAATGACATTTGTTGAAAATTTGCAGGGTAAGCTGACACCTGAGGAAGCATTGAAGAAAATAGAAGATGAGTGGAATGCTTCATTTGAAGATGCAGGGATAACAGACGTCACATTTTAA